A stretch of Desulfurivibrio alkaliphilus AHT 2 DNA encodes these proteins:
- a CDS encoding thiamine pyrophosphate-dependent enzyme — translation MTTIEDYGKYETAWCPGCGNFGILNALKQALVNCDLPPHRVLLVSGIGQAAKAPHYLRANVFNGLHGRSLPAAIGARLANPELTVIAESGDGCLYGEGGNHFLAALRRNLDLTILAHDNRVYGLTKGQASPTSQQGMVTKTQPHGAFPPPFNPLAVAVTMGASFVARGYAGKLEQLSELISKAIKHRGTALVDILQPCVSFNKINTFQWYQEHCYELPPEHDPTDRDQALRVALEFGENLPLGIIYQTQRPLFEEQFTPLKHGPLARQEVSRPKLEEIMQQYR, via the coding sequence ATGACTACCATTGAAGATTACGGCAAGTATGAAACCGCCTGGTGCCCGGGCTGCGGCAACTTCGGCATTCTCAACGCCTTAAAACAGGCCCTGGTCAACTGCGACCTGCCTCCCCACCGAGTCCTGCTGGTCTCCGGCATCGGCCAGGCGGCCAAGGCACCCCATTATCTGCGGGCCAACGTCTTCAACGGCCTGCATGGCCGCAGTTTGCCGGCGGCCATCGGCGCCCGGCTGGCCAACCCGGAACTGACGGTGATCGCCGAAAGCGGCGATGGCTGCCTGTACGGCGAAGGCGGCAACCATTTTCTCGCCGCCCTGCGCCGCAACCTAGATCTTACTATCCTGGCCCACGACAACCGGGTTTACGGACTGACCAAGGGCCAAGCCAGTCCCACTTCCCAGCAGGGGATGGTGACCAAAACCCAGCCCCACGGGGCCTTCCCCCCGCCTTTCAACCCCTTGGCGGTGGCGGTGACCATGGGCGCCTCCTTCGTAGCCCGGGGCTACGCCGGCAAGCTGGAACAGCTCAGCGAGCTGATCAGCAAAGCCATCAAGCACCGGGGCACAGCCCTGGTGGATATCCTGCAACCCTGTGTTTCCTTCAACAAGATCAACACCTTCCAATGGTACCAGGAGCACTGCTACGAACTACCGCCGGAACATGATCCCACCGATCGCGACCAGGCCCTGCGGGTTGCCCTGGAATTCGGTGAGAATTTACCCCTGGGCATTATCTACCAAACCCAACGACCGCTGTTTGAAGAGCAGTTTACGCCCCTCAAGCACGGGCCATTGGCCCGGCAGGAGGTTTCCCGGCCCAAGCTGGAAGAAATTATGCAACAGTATCGTTAA
- a CDS encoding Na/Pi cotransporter family protein: MGILEQLDIWRLLAGLGIFLFGMYMLEESIRLLAGRAFKSLIRRYTGTRLRGIVAGAVSTSILQSSSAVSLMVLAFTGAGLMTLVNAQAVMIGAMVGTTMTTWIVAVFGFKIKIEAFALPMIAVGGLGLILSANSPRYVNLCKLLVGFGFLFHGLDFMKSSVEGVAAAIDIAALPDLGLWIYLLAGLLMTVIMQSSSATNAITLTMLFSGVVDFSGAGAMVIGANVGTTVTVLIASLGGIAVKRQAALGQLIYISTTALVAYTLLPLLTWLVLEQFRFADNPVLGLALFHTLYNVVGVMVFFPLIPRVTAFVRRRIPEPVPLHLTLYITKTSPEVPEAAIEALRKEAINQARCSMDFVRMIYGIDPKGRTRGRVTYDDLERMHAEIFTFYARIQTQQMEEAEARRLEPYIRASRSIMNATKNFFEQNQEIDELRREDQRFMHEAWQRFLARLQNIGKLVENIGEEPEVDHTALLEQSFAAVEEEDRNFIRACATEVASRRLQENEVTRLLMSNRLFTQSCRMLVLSLQSLNLAVAAPEQET, translated from the coding sequence ATGGGAATTTTAGAACAGCTTGATATCTGGCGGCTGCTGGCCGGCCTGGGAATTTTTCTGTTCGGCATGTACATGCTGGAGGAATCCATCCGTCTGCTGGCCGGCCGCGCCTTCAAATCGCTGATCCGGCGTTACACCGGCACCCGCCTGCGGGGGATTGTCGCCGGGGCGGTGAGTACCTCGATTCTGCAGAGCTCTTCCGCCGTTTCCCTGATGGTGCTGGCCTTCACCGGGGCCGGGCTGATGACCCTGGTCAATGCCCAGGCGGTGATGATCGGGGCCATGGTGGGCACCACCATGACCACCTGGATCGTGGCGGTTTTCGGTTTTAAGATCAAGATCGAGGCCTTTGCCCTGCCGATGATCGCCGTCGGCGGCCTGGGCTTGATCCTGTCGGCCAACTCTCCGCGCTATGTCAATCTTTGCAAGCTGCTGGTGGGCTTCGGCTTTCTCTTCCACGGCCTGGACTTTATGAAGAGCAGTGTGGAGGGAGTGGCCGCGGCCATCGATATCGCCGCCCTGCCGGATCTGGGCCTGTGGATTTACCTGTTGGCCGGCCTGCTGATGACGGTGATCATGCAGTCATCCTCGGCCACCAATGCCATTACCCTGACCATGCTCTTTAGCGGCGTGGTGGATTTCAGTGGTGCCGGGGCCATGGTGATCGGGGCCAACGTGGGCACCACAGTCACCGTGTTGATCGCCTCGTTGGGAGGGATTGCGGTGAAAAGGCAGGCGGCCTTGGGGCAGCTGATCTATATCAGCACCACCGCCCTGGTGGCTTATACCCTGTTGCCGCTGCTGACCTGGCTGGTGCTGGAGCAATTCCGTTTCGCCGATAACCCGGTGCTGGGGCTGGCCCTTTTTCATACCCTGTACAACGTCGTGGGGGTAATGGTTTTCTTTCCGCTCATTCCCCGGGTGACGGCCTTTGTCCGCCGTCGTATTCCCGAACCGGTGCCGTTGCACCTTACCCTTTACATTACCAAAACCAGTCCCGAGGTTCCCGAAGCGGCCATTGAGGCGCTGCGCAAGGAGGCCATTAACCAGGCTCGCTGCAGCATGGATTTTGTACGGATGATTTACGGTATCGACCCCAAGGGGCGCACCCGGGGGCGCGTTACCTACGATGACCTGGAAAGGATGCATGCGGAAATTTTTACCTTTTATGCCAGGATTCAGACCCAGCAGATGGAAGAGGCGGAGGCCCGCAGGCTGGAGCCCTACATCCGGGCTTCCCGCAGCATCATGAACGCCACCAAGAATTTCTTTGAACAAAACCAGGAGATTGATGAACTGCGGCGGGAGGACCAGCGCTTCATGCATGAGGCCTGGCAGCGTTTTCTCGCCCGGTTGCAGAACATCGGCAAGCTGGTGGAAAATATCGGCGAGGAGCCCGAGGTTGATCACACCGCCCTGCTGGAGCAGAGTTTTGCCGCCGTGGAAGAAGAGGATAGGAATTTCATCCGGGCCTGTGCCACCGAGGTGGCGTCCAGGCGGTTGCAGGAAAACGAGGTTACCCGCCTTTTGATGAGCAACCGGCTCTTTACCCAGTCCTGCCGGATGCTGGTGTTAAGCCTGCAAAGCCTGAACCTGGCTGTGGCCGCCCCGGAGCAGGAAACCTGA
- a CDS encoding MBL fold metallo-hydrolase, with protein MSNAVPFTYTAGELFAQICQGPDFVLLDVRNEKDFANWSVEGPNFFPYINIPYFHFMEDVQDSLAKIPAGEKIRIVCAKEGSAKYVADLLVDNGFTDVGYLQQGIVGWGNLLAPRLVTPPEAPYLLYQCNRPGKASCSYLLIVGKEAMVFDPARNIETYIELAASHGAVITHSFETHRQADYISGGPDLVRETGCTMLVNKLDFDGADFPYQEVNHNEIFAFKAGGPEVRALHTPGHTMGSTCFLVDGKYLLSGDTIFVNTSGRPDLGGKWEAWARELYLTLMLRLRHLDDSTIVLPGHYTTWEEADDELLICGRLGQLRRQVTAFRLPHEKKFAEFIQENMRPQPGVYAEIRRVNGGWLKVSPEEANVMDLGKNECGASNYGKVGISAEVQRAATD; from the coding sequence ATGAGCAATGCTGTACCGTTTACCTACACCGCCGGGGAACTTTTCGCGCAGATCTGCCAGGGACCGGATTTCGTTTTGCTGGATGTGCGCAATGAAAAGGATTTCGCCAACTGGAGCGTGGAGGGCCCCAACTTTTTCCCCTATATCAATATTCCCTATTTCCATTTCATGGAGGATGTCCAGGACAGCCTGGCCAAAATTCCGGCCGGGGAAAAAATTCGCATTGTCTGCGCCAAAGAAGGTTCAGCCAAATATGTGGCCGACCTGTTGGTTGACAATGGTTTTACCGATGTCGGTTACCTGCAGCAGGGAATCGTGGGTTGGGGCAACCTGCTGGCCCCGCGGCTGGTGACCCCGCCGGAGGCGCCCTATCTCCTTTACCAGTGCAACCGTCCCGGCAAAGCCTCCTGCAGCTACCTGCTGATCGTCGGCAAAGAGGCCATGGTCTTCGACCCGGCCCGCAATATTGAAACCTACATCGAACTGGCCGCCTCCCATGGCGCCGTCATCACCCACAGCTTTGAAACCCATCGCCAGGCCGACTATATCTCCGGCGGCCCTGACCTGGTCCGGGAAACCGGCTGCACCATGCTGGTCAACAAACTGGATTTCGACGGGGCCGATTTTCCTTACCAGGAGGTTAACCACAACGAAATCTTTGCCTTCAAAGCCGGAGGTCCTGAGGTTCGGGCCCTGCACACCCCGGGTCATACCATGGGCAGCACCTGCTTTCTGGTGGACGGAAAATATCTGCTCAGCGGCGACACCATCTTCGTCAACACCTCCGGGCGGCCGGACCTGGGGGGCAAATGGGAAGCCTGGGCCCGCGAGCTGTACCTGACCCTGATGCTGCGCCTGCGCCACCTGGATGACAGCACCATCGTGCTGCCCGGCCACTACACCACCTGGGAAGAGGCCGACGACGAGTTGCTGATTTGTGGCCGGCTGGGGCAACTGCGCCGTCAGGTCACCGCCTTCCGCCTGCCCCATGAAAAGAAATTTGCCGAGTTTATCCAGGAAAACATGCGCCCTCAGCCCGGGGTTTATGCCGAGATCCGGCGGGTCAACGGCGGCTGGCTCAAGGTCAGCCCGGAAGAGGCGAATGTGATGGACCTGGGCAAAAACGAATGCGGGGCCAGCAACTACGGCAAGGTGGGGATCAGCGCCGAGGTCCAGCGCGCCGCCACCGACTAA
- the aat gene encoding leucyl/phenylalanyl-tRNA--protein transferase, which yields MPVYQLDPNLVLFPPPQVARYDGLLAVGGDLSPERLLLAYRMGIFPWYGPGEPILWWAPDPRLVLLPGEFHISRRLARKLRQGRFSFSTNQDFAGVIRHCAEIARPGQEGSWLSEEMIAAYLRLHELGYAHSVECRRDGRLVGGVYGVALGRVFFGESMFSLETDASKAAMAHLVAAMETTGGTMIDCQVKSDHLLRLGARLVPGPVFYQRLALDIDDEQLTSPPPPATLLL from the coding sequence ATGCCGGTTTATCAGCTTGATCCCAACCTGGTGCTGTTCCCCCCGCCGCAGGTGGCCCGTTATGACGGTCTGCTGGCGGTGGGGGGTGATCTTTCCCCCGAGCGCCTGCTGCTGGCTTACCGGATGGGGATTTTTCCCTGGTATGGGCCGGGCGAGCCCATTTTGTGGTGGGCGCCGGACCCCCGTCTGGTGCTGTTGCCCGGGGAATTTCACATAAGCCGGCGCCTGGCCCGGAAGCTGCGCCAGGGGCGGTTCAGCTTCAGCACTAATCAGGATTTTGCCGGGGTTATCCGGCACTGCGCCGAAATTGCGCGACCCGGCCAGGAGGGCAGCTGGCTGAGCGAGGAGATGATCGCCGCCTATCTCAGGCTCCATGAACTGGGCTATGCCCATTCGGTGGAGTGCCGGCGGGACGGTCGGCTGGTGGGCGGTGTTTATGGCGTGGCTTTGGGGCGGGTCTTTTTTGGGGAATCGATGTTTTCCCTTGAAACCGATGCCTCCAAGGCGGCCATGGCCCACCTGGTGGCGGCCATGGAAACAACCGGCGGTACCATGATCGACTGCCAGGTTAAAAGCGATCACTTGCTGCGCCTGGGCGCCCGCCTGGTTCCCGGCCCTGTTTTTTACCAGCGACTGGCCCTGGATATCGACGATGAGCAACTGACCTCACCGCCGCCCCCGGCCACGCTTTTGCTGTGA
- a CDS encoding flagellar assembly protein A: MASRTLFQLTVNMPSPASFYQKHHGEITAAPDGAVVLQDLLLRSLREVAQKLRLRKLEEIPFGESNIFREMEEIIKALLQKIKRREADPHTRISFAVTTDPGPYKRQVTFALSRSRSRLKISGVPPKDGVHGFLREKGRYAAARRARQQARRIDHYTTGEFAQTTKGELLAIIDNSRVNGEPGIDVRGAVIKPRTAIPYAIELGKGIEKQESERGKIRLFSALNGMVRTRYDGEGNLRYIEVERDLRLDEVGFRAGGHVKAGGGSDREQALDLDVAEFRTIPSAFEAKTGGLIKVAELVQGKVYGAEIVAEMVNQADDKYLVATSGPITINRSIQKGALYAPEIIIGNGQLIATMMNARLHARHSFTGHKILLSGRNRLLLGNDTLRAHGCGPDSCDFSGRNIFQHRRSLLANLAASRQQIKRTDEQLQKTLSAHLKEKNVNHQPAASGTERYAQDAILRLTQQYMHCPEEEEKDLHLEISNTLYDLGLENVLPVTRLITEKKQRQEEQRKFAARLAEISPPIRMKLELEECKDGASFAIDCWDDHLLLKKIENEIVLERPAKEEQLVKLPAGRQSIALVFNYDTTLLELAK, translated from the coding sequence ATGGCCTCCCGCACCCTCTTCCAGCTTACCGTCAACATGCCCTCTCCGGCTTCTTTCTACCAGAAGCATCATGGGGAAATAACCGCCGCCCCCGACGGCGCCGTGGTCCTGCAAGACCTGCTGCTGCGCTCTCTGCGGGAAGTGGCCCAAAAGCTGCGGCTGCGCAAGCTGGAAGAGATTCCCTTTGGCGAATCCAACATTTTCCGCGAAATGGAAGAAATTATCAAAGCTTTGCTGCAAAAGATCAAACGCCGGGAGGCAGACCCCCACACCCGAATCTCTTTCGCCGTGACCACTGACCCCGGCCCTTACAAGCGCCAGGTAACTTTTGCCCTCAGCCGCAGCAGGAGCCGCTTGAAAATAAGCGGCGTGCCGCCCAAAGACGGAGTTCACGGCTTTTTAAGGGAAAAAGGGCGTTATGCCGCCGCCCGCCGGGCCCGCCAGCAAGCTCGGCGCATCGATCACTACACCACCGGCGAATTTGCCCAGACCACCAAGGGCGAATTGCTGGCCATCATCGACAACAGCAGGGTCAATGGTGAGCCGGGAATCGACGTTCGCGGCGCCGTGATCAAACCCCGCACTGCCATCCCGTATGCCATCGAATTAGGCAAAGGGATCGAAAAGCAGGAAAGCGAGCGGGGGAAGATCAGGCTCTTTTCTGCCCTCAACGGCATGGTAAGAACCCGCTACGACGGCGAAGGAAATCTGCGCTATATCGAGGTGGAGCGTGATCTGCGCCTGGACGAAGTGGGTTTCCGGGCCGGGGGTCATGTTAAGGCCGGTGGCGGCAGCGACCGGGAGCAGGCCCTGGACCTGGACGTGGCCGAATTTCGCACCATTCCCAGCGCCTTTGAGGCCAAAACCGGCGGCCTGATTAAAGTGGCGGAGCTGGTCCAGGGCAAGGTGTACGGCGCCGAGATCGTGGCGGAAATGGTCAATCAGGCCGACGACAAATACCTGGTGGCAACCTCGGGGCCGATCACCATTAATCGCTCAATCCAAAAAGGTGCTCTGTACGCCCCGGAGATTATCATCGGCAACGGCCAACTGATCGCCACCATGATGAATGCCAGACTGCACGCCCGCCACAGCTTCACCGGCCATAAAATCCTGCTTTCCGGCCGCAACCGGCTGTTGCTGGGTAACGACACTCTGCGCGCACATGGCTGCGGCCCAGACAGCTGCGACTTTTCCGGCCGCAACATCTTCCAGCACCGCCGCTCCCTGCTGGCCAACCTGGCCGCCAGCCGACAACAGATCAAGCGGACCGACGAACAACTGCAAAAGACCCTGTCGGCCCATCTTAAGGAAAAAAACGTCAACCACCAGCCGGCGGCCAGCGGCACGGAACGTTACGCGCAGGACGCCATACTCCGGTTGACACAACAATACATGCACTGCCCGGAAGAAGAAGAAAAAGACCTGCACCTGGAAATTTCCAACACTCTCTACGACCTGGGCCTGGAAAATGTGTTGCCGGTGACCCGGTTGATCACGGAAAAAAAACAGCGCCAGGAAGAGCAGCGTAAATTTGCTGCCCGGCTGGCGGAAATCAGCCCACCCATCCGGATGAAACTTGAACTGGAAGAATGCAAGGACGGGGCCAGCTTCGCTATTGACTGCTGGGATGATCACCTGCTGCTCAAAAAGATCGAAAACGAAATTGTTCTTGAACGTCCGGCCAAAGAAGAACAACTGGTCAAGCTCCCCGCCGGCCGCCAGAGCATTGCCCTTGTCTTCAATTACGACACCACTTTGCTGGAACTGGCAAAATAA
- a CDS encoding electron-transfer flavoprotein:ubiquinone oxidoreductase codes for MNDNPQDYRKVDVLIVGAGPAGLAAAIAAKHRRPELAICVIDKGAAPGNHALSGAVLEPGALARLLDPVRPGWQESDEAGAVLLARVESDDVLWLPGHRRAVSLLPLLKTARLLGLGYGRMIHGGDYICSVSRLAAWLGKIAQELGVEVLPGFAAADLLWDQGAGRAAGVKLVDQGRDKEGRPQRNFLAGETISADFILLAEGCDGLLSEKFITMAGLQRAGEQLYSLGVKELIRVSDEQYAKFGDRRVVHAMGFPLWTPLSGPDVFGGGIMYPMGENRIAVGIIAGLDYRYHDFNPQNALSLFKEHHYVKQFIDGGTLVETGAKMIPEGGWEAVPRCPQNGTVGKGNVVLLGDAAGLVNMLKIKGLHNAIESGLAAAEALAANGSPEKLAAAYTAALERAGVVREMAAARNFRQCIARFGTTAGLLLAAAGRLLPRFKIKPDYTHLQREAFPRRAPAPYDKDTFTALARTGHREEEPCHLLIGDEALCRDHCLAKFNAPCITFCPAGVYEKIGPQPRPANPSNCLHCKTCQRKCPFDNIRWTVPEGGEGPRYTTM; via the coding sequence ATGAATGACAACCCGCAGGATTACCGTAAAGTGGATGTGTTGATCGTCGGCGCCGGGCCGGCGGGGTTGGCGGCGGCCATTGCCGCCAAGCATCGGCGCCCGGAACTGGCGATCTGCGTCATCGACAAGGGGGCGGCCCCGGGTAACCACGCCCTTTCCGGGGCGGTGCTGGAGCCCGGTGCCCTGGCCCGCTTGCTGGATCCGGTGCGCCCCGGCTGGCAGGAAAGCGATGAAGCCGGGGCGGTGTTGCTCGCCCGGGTGGAGAGCGATGACGTGCTTTGGCTGCCCGGCCACCGCCGGGCCGTGTCGTTGTTGCCGTTGCTTAAAACCGCCCGGCTGCTGGGTCTGGGCTACGGCCGGATGATCCATGGCGGCGATTACATCTGCTCGGTGAGCCGGCTGGCGGCCTGGCTGGGTAAAATCGCGCAGGAGCTGGGGGTTGAGGTGCTGCCCGGTTTTGCCGCTGCCGATCTCCTCTGGGATCAGGGAGCCGGGCGGGCTGCCGGGGTGAAACTGGTGGACCAGGGCCGTGACAAGGAGGGTCGGCCCCAGCGCAACTTTTTGGCCGGTGAGACCATCAGTGCCGATTTTATTCTTTTGGCCGAGGGTTGCGACGGCCTGCTCAGTGAAAAATTTATCACCATGGCCGGGCTGCAGCGTGCCGGGGAGCAGCTTTATTCCCTGGGGGTCAAGGAGTTGATCCGGGTCAGTGACGAACAGTACGCCAAATTCGGTGATCGTCGGGTGGTGCACGCCATGGGCTTTCCTCTTTGGACCCCGCTGAGCGGCCCCGATGTTTTTGGGGGCGGGATCATGTACCCCATGGGGGAAAACCGGATCGCCGTGGGGATTATCGCCGGGCTTGATTATCGCTACCACGATTTCAACCCCCAGAACGCCTTGAGCCTGTTCAAGGAACATCATTACGTCAAGCAATTCATCGACGGCGGCACCCTGGTGGAAACCGGGGCCAAGATGATTCCCGAAGGCGGTTGGGAGGCGGTGCCCCGCTGCCCGCAAAACGGCACTGTCGGCAAGGGCAACGTGGTTCTGCTGGGGGATGCCGCCGGCCTGGTCAACATGTTGAAAATAAAGGGGCTGCACAACGCCATCGAATCGGGCCTGGCCGCCGCCGAAGCCCTGGCGGCCAACGGGAGTCCGGAAAAGCTGGCGGCGGCTTACACCGCTGCCCTGGAGCGGGCGGGGGTGGTGCGGGAAATGGCGGCGGCCCGTAATTTTCGCCAGTGTATCGCCCGTTTCGGTACCACGGCGGGTCTGCTGCTGGCCGCCGCCGGCCGGTTGCTGCCCCGCTTTAAAATCAAGCCCGACTACACCCATCTGCAAAGGGAAGCCTTTCCCCGCCGGGCGCCGGCACCCTACGATAAGGACACCTTCACCGCCCTGGCCCGCACCGGTCACCGGGAAGAGGAACCCTGCCATCTGCTGATCGGTGATGAAGCCTTGTGCCGCGACCATTGCCTGGCAAAATTCAATGCCCCCTGCATCACCTTTTGCCCCGCCGGGGTGTATGAAAAAATCGGGCCGCAGCCCCGGCCGGCCAACCCCTCCAACTGCCTGCATTGCAAGACCTGCCAGCGCAAGTGCCCCTTTGATAACATCCGTTGGACGGTGCCGGAGGGTGGCGAGGGCCCTCGCTACACCACCATGTAG
- a CDS encoding DUF502 domain-containing protein produces MKTIGKYFLHGLLFLVPLLVTLYVLYLVFATIDGIFPFTVPGAGFLLTIGLILAVGFVTSNLLGRGLVQLVDRLFARLPLVALLYTSLKDLVNAFVGDKKSFNRPVEVALDAEGQIRVVGFITREDLERFGLKGQCAVYLPQSYNFAGNMLVVPHERVRPINADPAEVMKLIVSGGVSSR; encoded by the coding sequence ATGAAAACCATCGGCAAATATTTTCTCCATGGCCTGCTTTTTCTGGTGCCGCTGCTGGTGACCCTGTACGTGTTGTACCTGGTGTTTGCCACCATCGACGGGATTTTTCCCTTTACCGTCCCAGGGGCCGGCTTCCTGCTGACCATCGGTTTGATCCTGGCGGTGGGGTTTGTTACTTCCAATTTGCTGGGCCGTGGGCTGGTGCAACTGGTGGATCGGCTCTTTGCCCGCCTGCCGCTGGTGGCTCTGCTGTACACCTCCCTCAAGGATCTGGTAAACGCCTTTGTCGGCGACAAAAAGAGTTTTAACCGGCCGGTGGAGGTGGCCCTGGATGCCGAGGGACAAATCCGGGTAGTGGGGTTCATTACCCGGGAGGACCTGGAAAGATTCGGCCTGAAGGGGCAGTGCGCCGTTTACCTGCCCCAGTCTTACAATTTTGCCGGCAATATGCTGGTGGTGCCGCATGAGCGGGTGCGTCCGATTAATGCCGACCCGGCGGAGGTGATGAAGCTAATCGTCTCCGGCGGGGTGTCGTCGAGATAG
- a CDS encoding FAD-binding protein produces MSNYIVLVKQVPDVARITDNAFDPDTGNLIRSRLASVINELDAQALAFAWRMKEISGDTGARLICLSMGPPMAAEVLRYGLSRGADAGVLLTDRALGGADTPATANPLAHAIKKIKAEMLADDDDYFVVAGMQSVDGDTAQVPPQIAEELGIGCIPYATEVEFVDGRFRFHHIISGGSQVVEARRRPAVITVAQYDYTLYASFAATRQANRSELVQWGADDVKPTAMGGSGSKTRVIRVFPPPKTNRLGRQLHSVAELAGVLRETLHQQSRPGDEGRQGPEPDYLLPSRRSFWFDRPFEGTAKECDDFAQLASILVELGIKEPGQITEQVKEQVLAAEKLSLSPKVAATMLDGLGQQETAYQGEVWVMAEHEEGALNAATFELTGKARELADSLEVPLGVVLAGDGVRELAPELIAAGADKVYLLEHPLLEEFDPLSYRKAVAELFAVHRPQILLYGATPQGRVLAPMVAYRTGCGLTADCTELTIRDISRQGQLAVMMQTRPALGGNIMATICSRNSSCQMATARPGVMQRRPADPARRGEIITHQVELTEEDLGLAIIERAAGGEKVDFACDILVGGGKGLASRDNFVRLLDELNAALTAKFKVKVGKGASRAAVEQGFIARAFQVGQTGTAVGPKVYLAVGISGAIQHMIGVAASGTIIAINADPAAPIFKQCDYYLVGRAEQVIPELIVTL; encoded by the coding sequence ATGAGCAATTACATCGTCCTGGTTAAACAGGTGCCGGATGTGGCCCGGATCACCGACAATGCCTTTGATCCGGACACCGGCAACCTGATCCGTTCCCGGCTGGCCAGCGTGATCAATGAACTGGACGCCCAAGCCCTGGCCTTTGCCTGGCGGATGAAGGAAATATCCGGCGATACCGGGGCCCGGCTTATCTGCCTTTCCATGGGGCCGCCCATGGCCGCCGAGGTGCTGCGTTACGGCCTGAGCCGGGGAGCGGACGCCGGGGTGCTGCTCACCGACCGGGCCCTGGGCGGGGCCGACACCCCGGCCACCGCCAATCCTCTGGCCCACGCCATTAAAAAGATCAAGGCGGAAATGCTGGCCGATGATGACGACTATTTTGTGGTGGCCGGCATGCAGTCGGTGGACGGCGACACCGCCCAGGTGCCGCCCCAGATTGCCGAAGAACTGGGGATCGGCTGTATTCCTTACGCCACCGAGGTGGAGTTTGTCGATGGCCGTTTCCGCTTTCACCACATTATCTCCGGCGGCAGCCAGGTGGTGGAAGCCCGGCGCCGGCCGGCGGTGATCACCGTCGCCCAGTACGATTACACCCTCTATGCCTCCTTTGCCGCCACCCGCCAGGCCAACCGCAGTGAGCTGGTGCAGTGGGGGGCCGATGACGTCAAGCCCACCGCCATGGGTGGCAGCGGTTCCAAAACCCGGGTGATCCGGGTTTTTCCGCCGCCCAAAACCAACCGGCTGGGGCGGCAACTGCACTCGGTGGCCGAACTGGCCGGGGTGCTGCGCGAAACCCTGCACCAACAGTCGCGCCCCGGCGATGAAGGGCGGCAAGGCCCCGAGCCTGATTATCTGCTGCCCTCCCGACGGTCCTTCTGGTTTGACCGCCCCTTTGAAGGGACGGCCAAGGAGTGCGACGACTTTGCTCAACTGGCGTCGATCCTGGTCGAACTGGGAATCAAGGAGCCGGGGCAAATCACCGAGCAGGTCAAGGAACAGGTGCTGGCGGCGGAAAAATTGTCGCTTTCCCCGAAAGTGGCGGCCACCATGCTCGACGGTCTGGGGCAACAGGAAACGGCCTACCAGGGTGAGGTCTGGGTGATGGCCGAACACGAGGAGGGGGCGCTCAATGCCGCCACCTTCGAGCTGACCGGCAAAGCCCGGGAACTGGCGGATTCTCTTGAGGTGCCGCTGGGAGTGGTGCTGGCCGGAGATGGGGTGCGGGAGCTGGCGCCGGAGCTGATCGCCGCCGGGGCCGACAAGGTATATCTGCTGGAACACCCGTTGCTGGAGGAGTTTGACCCTTTGAGCTACCGCAAGGCGGTGGCCGAACTGTTTGCCGTGCATCGGCCCCAGATTCTGCTTTACGGCGCCACGCCCCAGGGGCGGGTACTGGCGCCCATGGTGGCCTACCGAACCGGCTGCGGGCTGACCGCCGACTGCACCGAGCTGACCATCCGCGACATCAGCCGCCAGGGGCAGCTGGCGGTAATGATGCAGACCCGGCCGGCTTTGGGAGGAAACATCATGGCCACCATCTGCAGCCGCAACTCAAGCTGCCAAATGGCCACCGCCCGTCCCGGGGTGATGCAACGGCGACCGGCGGACCCCGCTCGCCGGGGCGAAATTATCACCCACCAGGTGGAGTTGACTGAAGAAGACCTGGGGCTGGCAATCATCGAGCGTGCCGCCGGTGGCGAAAAGGTGGACTTTGCCTGCGATATTCTGGTCGGCGGCGGCAAGGGCCTGGCCAGCCGGGACAATTTCGTGCGCCTGCTGGATGAGTTGAACGCGGCCCTGACGGCAAAATTTAAGGTCAAGGTCGGCAAAGGGGCCTCCCGGGCGGCGGTGGAGCAGGGTTTTATTGCGCGGGCCTTCCAGGTAGGACAAACCGGCACCGCCGTGGGCCCCAAGGTTTACCTGGCGGTGGGGATTTCCGGGGCCATCCAGCACATGATCGGAGTGGCGGCCAGCGGCACCATTATCGCCATCAACGCCGATCCGGCCGCGCCGATTTTCAAACAGTGCGATTATTACCTGGTGGGCCGGGCCGAGCAGGTGATCCCCGAACTGATTGTAACTTTGTAA
- a CDS encoding TusE/DsrC/DsvC family sulfur relay protein → MAQLTYSGGSVEIDDQGFLVNLEDWTEEVARAMAAREGIEQLDEEMMEVIRFMRSYYMKFKAFPILNYVCKNVDQPRNCVSDEFINPEKAWKIAGLPKLAGVHFISTDGQHYIMEPPT, encoded by the coding sequence ATGGCACAACTGACTTATTCCGGCGGCAGCGTCGAAATCGACGATCAGGGATTCCTGGTAAATCTTGAAGACTGGACCGAGGAGGTGGCCAGGGCCATGGCCGCCCGTGAAGGCATCGAACAACTGGACGAGGAAATGATGGAGGTGATCCGTTTCATGCGATCATATTACATGAAGTTCAAGGCCTTTCCGATCCTTAACTATGTATGCAAAAATGTCGACCAACCCCGCAATTGTGTCAGCGACGAATTTATTAATCCTGAAAAGGCGTGGAAGATAGCAGGACTGCCAAAACTGGCCGGAGTCCATTTCATCAGCACCGACGGTCAACATTACATAATGGAACCACCAACTTAA